The following DNA comes from Deinobacterium chartae.
TCGCTCAAGCCCGCTGGCATCGATGGACTGGGCGAAGCCTTCAGCCTCTCGGGTCTGAGCCTCGAGAGCTACCACCGCATCTTCGCCTCGGCCAACGTGATCGGCTGGACCGTCAACTCGCTGATCTACTCGGTGGTTTCGGTGGTGCTGGTCCTGCTGTTCGCCTCGATGGCCGGCTACGCTTTTGCCAAGAAGCGCTTTCCCGGCAAGGAGGGCCTGTTCTGGACCTTCCTGGCGATGCTGATGGTGCCCGGACAGATCACCCTGATTCCGCTGTTTATCATCCTGTCGGCCATGAACGGCATTGACACGCACTGGGGCCTGATCATCCCGACGGTCGCCAACGCGCAGGCGGTCTTCTTGATGCGCCAGTTCATCGCCGGCATTCCCGACGAGCTGATCGAGGCGGCCCGCATCGACGGGGCCTCGGAGTGGCGCATCTACTGGCAGATCATCTTGCCGCAGACCGGCCCGATCCTGGCCACGCTGGGAACTTTTGTGTTCCTGTGGCACTGGAACGACTTCCTGTGGCCGCTGCTGGTCGCGCAGGGCGACTCGATGCGCACGCTGACCGTAGGTCTGGCAGCCCTGCAGACCCAAAACGTGAACACCAGCGAGGTGATGGCGGGCACAGCGCTGTCTTTTATCCCGACCTTCCTGGTGTTTTTGCTGCTGCAGCGCTACTTTGTGCGCAGCATCATGACCAGCGGGCTCAAATGACCGCTTCTGTGATCCCCACCCGGCAGATCCTGCGCACCGTTCAAGGCGGCGTGCGCTGGGAAACGCAGCCGCTGGGCGAGCTGCACCCGCGTCACCTGCGCGTGCGCACGTACGCCTCGGCGGTCTCGATCGGCACCGAGCTGACCATGCTGCGCGCCAGTCCCGAGGGGACCGCGCTGGGCTACAGCGCCAGCGGCGTGGTGGAGGCGGTCGGCACCGAGGTGCGGGGCTTCGCGCCCGGCGACCGGGTGGCGGTGTACGGCGCCCCGTACGTGCACCACGCCTCGCACCTCGAGGTGCCGATCACCCTGAGCGCGCGGGTGCCAGGCGCGGTGAGCCTCGAGGCGGCGGCCTTCGGGGGCATCGGGGCCATCGCGGTGCACGGGGTGCGTCAGGCGAAGCTCAGTTTCGGCGAACGCGCGCTGGTGGTGGGCCTGGGGCCCATCGGTCACCTGAGTGCGCTGATTCTCGAGGCCGCCGGGATCGACACGGTGTGCGTGGAGCCCGAGCCGCGCCGCCGGATGCGTGCCCGCGCGGCCGGACTGCGCGCGGTGGCTGCGCTCGAGGAGGCCGGGGACGGCTTCGACGCGGCGCTGCTGACCGCGCACGGGCCAGACAGCCTGCTCGACGCCACCGCCCAGCGGGTGCGCCTGCGCGGGGCGCTGGTGGTGGTGGGCGACCTGCCGGTGAACGCGGCGCGCGGTACGCTGTTTGCACGCGAGCTGAGCGTGTCGGTGAGCCGCGCGGGCGGTCCGGGGCGTTATGATCCGCAGTACGAGCGCGAGGCGCACGACTACCCGCTGGCCTACGTGCGCTGGACCGAGGGCCGCAACCTCGAGCTGGCGGTGCGCTGGATGGAGCGTCGCTTGAACCTGTCGCAGTTTGTGACCCACACCTACCCTGCCGCCGACGCGGCGCGCGCCTACGCGGAACTGGACCGCGACCGCGCCGCCGCGCTGGGCGTGCTGATGCGTTTTGGTGCCCCGGCACCGGAAGGAGAGCCATGACCACCGTCGCACTGATCGGCCTGGGCAACCGCGGCTTTGACGCCTATGGTCGCCTGATCTCTGAAATGCCCCACCTGGGGCGCGTCACCCACGCGGTAGACGCCCTGCCGGGGCGCCTGGAGCGTGCCCGCAGGCTGTTCGGCCTGGGAGAGGACGCCCTGTTTGCCCACTGGGACGCCTTTTTTGCCCTGGGCCGGGTCGCTGACGCGGTCGTGATCGCCACGCCCGACGACCAGCACCTCGAGCCGACCCTGAAGGCCCTCGAGCTCGGCTACCACGTGCTGCTCGAAAAACCGATCACCCTGCGCGAGGCGGACCTCGAGGTGCTGCTGGCCGCCGAGCGTCGCTCGGTGGGCCGGGTGACCGTGTGCCACGTGCTGCGCTACACCCCGTTCTTCTCGAAGCTCAAAGCAATGGTCGAAGCGGGCGCGGTGGGGCAACTGGTGGGCATCCAGCACACCGAGAACATCGCGCACTGGCACTTCGCGCACTCGTACGTGCGCGGCAACTGGCGCTCGACCCGCTTTGCGGCCCCGATGCTGCTGGCCAAGGCCTGCCACGACCTCGACATCCTGCGCTGGCTGGTAGACAGTCCGCCCAGGCGGGTGAGCTCGCAGGGCTCGCTGCACCACTTCCGGCCCGAGAACCGCCCCGTAGGCGCGACCGACCGCTGTCTGGACGGCTGCGCGGTCGAGGCGAGCTGCCCCTACAGTGCCCCGCGCCTGTACCTCACGGGCGACCTCGCGGCGTGGCCCACCCGGGTGGTGTGCGATACGCCCGAGCGCGCGGCGGTGCTCGAGGCGCTGCGCAGCGGGCCGTACGGACGCTGCGTGTACGCCTGCGACAACGACGTGGCCGACCACCAGAACGTGCTGGTGGAGTTCGAGAGCGGCGTGCAGGTCGCGCTGACCGTATCGGCCTTCACGCAGCACAACACCCGCACGCTGCAGATCTTCGGGACACACGGCGAACTGCGCGGAGACCTCGAGCGCGGCGAGATCGAGTGGCACGACTTCCGCACGCAGGAGCACCACCGCATCTCGGTGCCCACCCCGCGCGGGCGCGGGCACGCCGGCGGCGACGAGCGGCTGGTGCGCGCGTGGCTCGAGTCGCTGGCCGATCACGCCGAGCTGCGCACCACCCTGGCTGCCTCGATCGACAGCCACCGCATGGCCTTCGAGGCCGAACGGGCCCGCCTGGGCACGGCCTTGCAAGGAGAGAGCGTATGAACATCCGCGAGTACCTGCGCCAGGGGCACGTGATCCCCGCGCACCCGCTGGCCCTGGATGACGAGGGCCGCCTCGAGGAGCGCTACCAGCGCGCCCTGACCCGCTATTACCTCGAGGCCGGAGCCGGAGGGCTGGCGGTGGGCGTGCACACCACCCAGTTCGAGATTCACGACAACGGGCTGCTGGAACCGGTGTTGCGCCTCGCTGCCGAGGAGCACGCCCGGGCGGGCAGCGGCGCGGCTTTGATCGCCGGGGCGGTGGGCGGAACCGAGCAGGCGGTGCGCGAGGCGCGGCTGGCGCGCGACTTGGGCTACCACGCGGTGTTGCTGTCGCTGCGGGCGCTGCGCGCTGCCTCGCAGGCCGAGCTGATCGCGCACTGCCGCGCGGTGGCGCGCGAGCTGCCGCTGGTCGGCTTTTACCTGCAGCCGGCCGTGGGCGGGCAGGTGCTGCCCTACGCCTTCTGGCGCGAGTTCTTCGAGATCGAGAACGTGGTGGCGGTCAAGGCCGCGCCCTTCCACCGCTACTGGACCCTGGACGTGATGCGGGCGCTGGCCGACTCGGGCCGGGCCCATGAGATTGTGCTCTACACCGGCAACGACGACCACATCCTGCTCGATCTGGTGCTGCCCACCCGCTTTTCCCAGGCGGGCGAGACGCTGTGTTTCGCCGGGGGGCTGCTGGGCCAGTGGGCGGTGTGGACCCGCCGCGCGGTGGAGCTGCTGGAGGAGGCCAAGCGCTGGCGCGAGGAAGGGGCGGTGCCGCATTCCTTCTTGCTGCAGGCCCAGCAGCTCACCGACGCCAACGCGGCGGTCTTTGACGTGGCCGGAGAGTTCCGGGGCTGCATCGCGGGCATCCAGTACGTGCTGTGGCGCCAGGGCCTGCTGCCCTCGATGCGCTGCGTGAGCGACCACGAAGTGCTCTCGCCCGGCCAGCAGCAGGAGATCGAGCGGGTGCGCGCCGCCTACCCGCACCTGACCGACGACGCCTTCGTGGCCGCCAACCTCGGGCGCTGGCTGGACCGGGTTCCGGTCTGAGGCGCGTGGAGCTGGGCGCGGTCGGGACCGCCTCGAGTCACCTGGCGCACTTCGCGCGCGAACTGCGCGGGACAGCGCGCCTCACCCGGGCGCTGCCGCTGCCCGGCGACCCGCCGGCCTTGCCCCGCGGGGTCCGGCACTGCGCCGCCCCCGCGGCTTTCAGCGAGGGGCTGGGCGGGGTGCTGCTGCTCTCGCGCGACGGCCGGGAACACCTCGAGCAGGCCCGCCCGTTTCTCGAGGCGGGCCTGGCGGTGTTCGTGGACAAGCCGCTGGCCTGCGACGCGGCCTCGGCGCGCGAGCTGCTGGCGCTGGGCCGGGTGACCTCGTTCTCGACCCTGCGCTTTTTGCCCGAGGTGGCGGCGCTGCGCGCGCAGCAGGTTCCGGTGACCGAGGTTCGCACGCCCGCTGACCCCGCCAGTTCCTACGCGGGCCGCTGGTTTCTGGGCATTCACGGGGCCGAGCTGGCCTGCGCGCTGCAACCCGGCCTCGAGCTGCGCGCGGTGGAGCGTCACGGGGAGCGGCTGACGCTGCGCCTCGAGGGACCGCAGGGGCCGCTGGCGTTGCAGCTGGACCCGGCGGCGGACGGTTTCGAGCTGAGGCACGCGGGCGGCGTGTTGCGGCTCGACGACTCGGCCTGTTACCGCTACGGTGCGCGCCGCCTCGAGGCTTTTTTTGTGCAAGGTGTTGTGCCGCTCACGGCAGAGGAGATGCTGGCGCCGGTCGCGCTGCTCGAGACCGCTTTGCGACAAGTTTAGTCAGAATTTAAACAAAGTAGCGGCCGCTGCGCGGCCGCTTTGTTCTGTGATCACGCGCTTTTCATTCGAAAAAACAGCGTATGACGTCCGGTTGACGTGGTAAGGCGAGAAAGTTTACACTACGTTTGTCTAGTTCTTGAATAAACCTAAAGCGGGGGTGTTTCAGGCCCCCCACGGAGGAGACATGAAGCGAATGCTGCCCCTGCTCGCCCTCAGCGCCGGTTTGCTGGTCACGCCTGCCCTCGCCCAGGACAGTGGCCTGCGCGGAAACATCAGCGTCTGGGTCTACCCGCTCATTCCCGACGAAAAGGAACACCGCGCGCTCTGGAACGACCTGGTCAGCGGCTTCAACAAGCAGTACCCCAACCTGCGCGTCAGCGTGGACATCCAGCCCTGGGCCGGACGTAACGAGAAGCTCGCCGCCGCCGTCGCCGCCGGACGCGCCCCGGATCTGGTCTACCTGATCCCCGACCAGATCCCGCAGTTCGTGCGTCTGAACGCGCTGCAGCCCATCACGCTCAACGCCAAGGACCGCGCGGACTACTTCAAGGGAGCCATCGACGGCGTCACCTACCAGGGCAAGATGTACACCGCCCCCATCCTGATGAGCGCGTACGCCACCGTCTACAACAAGAAGCTGTTCGAGCAAGCCGGTGTGACCACCTACCCCAAAACCTGGGCAGATGTCGCCAAGATCGCGCCCAAGTTCAAAGAGAAAGGACTGTACCTCACCAGCTACTCCGGTGCCCTCGAGGAGACCCTCAACGGCACGTTTTACCCGTTTTTGTGGCAGGCGGGCGGCAGCGTGTTCGCCAAGGACGGCAAGAGCGTGGCCTTCAACAGCGCGGCGGGCGTGCGCGCCCTCACCTTCATCGTGGACCTGTTCAAGAACGGCTACGCTGACCCCTCTACCGCCACACGCATGGTCACCGGCAGCGACACCCCCTTGGCCCGCCAGAAGGCTGCGGCCTCCTTCGCGCTGGACAGCGGCACCACCCGCCAGCTGATCGACATCTGGGGCAGCGACGACAACCTGGTGATCGGCCTGCCGCTGCGCGGCAGCAAGCAGGTCACCTACGGCACCGTGGGCGGTTTTGCCATGCCCACCAAGCGGGGCGACAGCGCCGCTGCCAAGGCGTTCCTCGACTACCTGATCCAACCTGCGACCCTCAAGAAGATCAATCTGGGTGCCGGTTACTTCCCGCCGCGCAAGAGCGTGGGCAAGCTGCACGACAACGACCCGGTGCTCAGCCGCCTCGAGGATTCGGTGCAGTACGCCATTCCCGGCGAGGTCCACCCGCTGTCGCGCCAGGTGATGTCGGTGCTCGCCCCCGAGCTGCAGGCCGCCATCCTGGGCAAGAAGACTCCCAAACAGGCTTTAGACGACGCTGCCCGCGCCGCCAATGACCTGATCCGGCGCGAAGGCCTGTAACCCCACCGGGCAAGGCGGGGAGCCCCGAGGCCCCCCGCCTTGCTGGACTCAGCGCAGCTTGCCCAGCGCCTTGCGGATCAGCTGGTCTGCGGTGGCCTCCGGGGCGGCCTGCGCCAGTTCGGCCACCGCCGAGCGCACCTGCACCTCGCGGTAACCCAGCGCGATCAGGGCGTCCACGGCGTCTTGCACCGCCGGGTTCGACGGGCGGCCCCGGCCCGCCTGGGTGGGAGCGACCCTGAGGTGTTCGGGCACCTTGCCCTGCAGCTCGAGGACCAGCCGCTCGGCGGTCTTCTTGCCGACCCCCGACACACTCGAGAGCAGCCTGGCGTCGCCGTCGAAGATCGCTCCGGCCAGCACGGCCGGGGGCAGCTGCGACAGCAGGGCCAGGGCCAGCTTGGGGCCCACTCCGCTGACCCCGGTCAGCAGGTCGAACAGCGTCAGCAGGTCCTTGTCATGGAAGCCAAACAGCAGCCAGGCATCTTCGCGCACCACCAGCCGGGTGGACAGCTGGACGGTTTCGCCTTGGCGGCAGCGGTCCAGGGTGGGGCGGGCCACGAACACCTCGTAGCCCAACCCGCCGCTTTGAATAACGACGCTTGCATCGCGCAGCTCCCGCACCGTTCCCTCGATAAAGGCGATCACCCGATCATTTTACGCCACGCCCCGCGCCACGCTCCGCTGCCTCGAGGGGCGCTGCCGTTCTCATGAGCCCAGGGGGTACAACAGGGCGTGTTGCGCCGGTTTTTTCGCGAGTGGATCTTGCAGGCGGCCCTGCCGCTGTGGCTGCTGGTCACCTTTCTGGTCATTCCTGCGGCGGTGCAGGGCCGCAGCATGGAGCCCTCCCTCGAGCCGGAGGACCGCTTGATCATCCTCAAGGCCGAGCGCTGGCTGAACGCCTGGGGGCTGGACCCGGCGTGGCCCCGCTACGGAGACATCGTGGTGTTCAAAGCACCCTCGGACAGCGAGTACGCCTTCGAGACCGGGCCGTTTGGCCTGCGGTACCGCCCCTACCTGATCAAGCGGCTGGTGGGCCGTCCCGGCGACCGCATCGAGCTTCGCGAGGGGACGCTGTACCGCAACGGCCAGCCGGTTCCCGAGCCCTACGCCACCCCGGACGCCTCGTCGTTCGACGTGGAGCCGCTGACCCTGGGCCCAGGACAGTACTACCTGCTGGGCGATAACCGCCGCGTGGGGGAGAGCGTGGATAGCCGTTACTTCGGGCCGGTGCGCCGCCAGGACCTGGCGGGAACGGTGGTGCTGCGTTTCTGGCCGCCCGGAGGTTTTGGGCGGCCCCCCGGTCCCTGAACGTGAGCGCGGCACCCAGGGTGCCGCGCCGCTTCTTTCCCGGTTACCGCGCTCGCTCAGTGCGCGCCGCTGCCGACCGGTTCGGTCAGGCCGTAGAGTTCCCCGTACTTGCTGCGCAGGTAGTTCAGGTAGGGTTCCGGGTTCAGGTCCTGGCCGGTTGCCGCGACCAGCAGCTCCGAGGTGCTGCGCATCTTGCCGTGGCGGTACACCTTCTCGCGCAGCCAGCCGTGCAGCGCTGCGAACTCGCCCTGGCCCACCTGGCCCTCGAGGTCCGGCAGCGCTCCTCTGGCAGCTTCCCAGAACTGCAGGCTCATGATGTTGCCCAGGGCGTAGCTGTGGAACGCTCCGCCGATCATGCCCGAGTACCAGTGCACGTCTTGCAGCACGCCGTCACGGTCGTCCGGCGCGCGCACGCCCAGGTCCGCCGTGTAGCGCTCGTGCCACGCAGCGGCGAGGTCTTTGACCTCGAGGCGTCCCTCGTGCATGGCGACTTCCAGCTCGAAGCGCAAGATGATGTGCAGGTTGTAGGTGAGCTCGTCGGCGTCGGTACGGATCAGGCTGCGGCGCACCACGTTCACGGCGCGGTACATCTCCTCCCAGCTCACGTCCGCGAGCTGCTCGGGGAAGGTGGCCTGCAGGGCCGGGAAGTAGTGCTGCCAGAACGGTGCGCTGCGGCCCACCACGTTCTCCCACAGCCGTGACTGGCTCTCGTGTACGCCCGAGGACGTGCCGCGCGCGAGCGGAAGCCCCTCGAGGGAGCGGTCCACGCCCTGCTCGTACATGGCATGGCCGCTTTCGTGCAGCGTGCTGAACAGGCACTCGGTCAGGTCGTCCTCGCGCACGCGGGTGGTGATGCGCACGTCGCCGATGCTGAAGCGGGTGCAGAAGGGGTGGTGGGTGAGGTCCTGGCGGCCCCGGGTGAAATCGTAGCCGTAAGCGCGGATGACCGCTTCGCCAAAGGCCAGTTGTGCGGCTTGCGGGTAGTGGCGGTACAGGAAGTCGGTGCGCGGTTCGGGCCGGGCGGTCACCGCCTGTACCAGCGGCACCAGGCCGTCGCGCAGTCGCCCGAAGACCTCGCGTACCCGGGCCACGGTCATGCCCTCTTCCGAGGCGTCCACGAACACGTCCATGGGATGCTCGAACTCGGGGAAGAACGCGGCGTAGCGGCGGCTGAGCTCCAGCGTGCGCTCGAGCAGCGGGATCATGGGACCGAAGTCGCCGCCCGGGCGCGTCTGGGCCCAGGCGGCGTAGGTGGCGCTGCTGTGCGCCGAGAGCTCGGCCACGAAGGACTCGGGCACACGGGTAGCTCGGTCATATTCGCGTCGCGCGAGCCGGAGCAGTCGTGCCTCGAGGCCGTCCGGGTCGAAGTGGGGCAGCTCGCGCTCGAGGGCGTCGAGCAGCCGTCCCAGCTCGGGGTCGGTGGCGCGCTGGTGGTGCAGCCTGGCCATCAGCGCACCCTGACGGGCACGGGCCGGTGCGCCTCCTGGGGGCAGATAGGTGCTGCGGTCCCAGCCGAGCAGGCCGCCGATGGCGGAGAGGTCAAAGAGTTCCTGCTGCCGGAGACGCAGTTGTTCAAACAGCGGGTGTTCGGACATGCTTCAACATAACCCGTGGGGAAACGTGGACGGGAGGTCCACGTTTCCCGTCTCGTTACTGCCGGTTCTGATCGAAGCGTGCCGGGAACTGCGCGGCGCAGGCCGTATCAAGCGGGCGGGTCGGGGCGTTCAGGAAGCTGAGCACGAGGTTCGTGGCGCACAGCCCGCGCGGCGTGGGCAGGATCTGGGTGTGGCCGCCGCCGCGCACGGTCACGACCTGGGCATGGCTGAAAGTCCGCGCGGCGCGCTCTCCGTTTTCGGGTGGGGTGGCCGGGTCGAATTCGCCGTTGAGGAACAGCGTGGGAACGCTGGAGCGCACCGGCAGGCGGTTGCGGGCGTCGGCGGGAACGCCGGTCAGGGCGCAGGCCTGGTAGTAGGCCTTGACGCCGGGCAAGTTGGCCTTGCGGAAGAACTCCGGGGTGCTTGCCAGCGCCGTCTCGAGGGTGGCCGGGTCGCTAAACGGCATGTTCTCGGCGCACGCCACCCCCAGGCGCATGCCCCAGTCGCTCAGCTCGAAGGCGATGAGCGTGAGCGGCAAGTAGGCCTCGAGGAGCCGGTAGTCGCCCTGCTGCGCCGAGACCAGCAGCGGAATCAGGTCCTCGGGGCTGCCGTAGAGCGGGAAGGCGAACAGGCCCATGAAGATTTCTCCGGTCAGGGCGACCTGCTCGCTTTCCTGGCCCAGCTGAAGCTTGACCTGCACCGGTTCGCGGTCCAGGCGCGTCTTGATTTCCTCCAGGGTGCCCCAGGGGTCTTTCAGCGGGCAACCCGGGTCCTGGGCGCAGGCGGCGAACAGCCGGTCAAGGGCGCGGTACTGCGCGAGCGGGATGTCCAGAATGTAGTCGCGGCCCGGGGCGGCCACCCCATCGAGCACGGCCGCGCGCACCGAATGCGGGTGACGCTCGAGAACGCGCTGTCCGAGCAGCGTACCGTAACTGCCGCCGTACAAGTTGATGCGGTCGTATCCGAGCGCCCGGCGCAGGGCTTCGACGTCATCGGCGTTTTGGCGGGTATTGAAGTACTTCAGGTCCACGCCTTCGGCCTCGAGGCGCTTCAGGCAGCGCTCCGAGCCCTGCACGATCAGTTGGGTCGCGTCCAGGGGAGTCCCTTGCAGGGTGCTCTCGACGCTGAGCTGGCTCAGTTCGGGGCAGGCCAGTGCTGGGCGGCTTTGACCCACGCCGCGCTGGTCGAAAATCACCACGTC
Coding sequences within:
- a CDS encoding Gfo/Idh/MocA family protein, with product MTTVALIGLGNRGFDAYGRLISEMPHLGRVTHAVDALPGRLERARRLFGLGEDALFAHWDAFFALGRVADAVVIATPDDQHLEPTLKALELGYHVLLEKPITLREADLEVLLAAERRSVGRVTVCHVLRYTPFFSKLKAMVEAGAVGQLVGIQHTENIAHWHFAHSYVRGNWRSTRFAAPMLLAKACHDLDILRWLVDSPPRRVSSQGSLHHFRPENRPVGATDRCLDGCAVEASCPYSAPRLYLTGDLAAWPTRVVCDTPERAAVLEALRSGPYGRCVYACDNDVADHQNVLVEFESGVQVALTVSAFTQHNTRTLQIFGTHGELRGDLERGEIEWHDFRTQEHHRISVPTPRGRGHAGGDERLVRAWLESLADHAELRTTLAASIDSHRMAFEAERARLGTALQGESV
- a CDS encoding zinc-dependent alcohol dehydrogenase, translating into MTASVIPTRQILRTVQGGVRWETQPLGELHPRHLRVRTYASAVSIGTELTMLRASPEGTALGYSASGVVEAVGTEVRGFAPGDRVAVYGAPYVHHASHLEVPITLSARVPGAVSLEAAAFGGIGAIAVHGVRQAKLSFGERALVVGLGPIGHLSALILEAAGIDTVCVEPEPRRRMRARAAGLRAVAALEEAGDGFDAALLTAHGPDSLLDATAQRVRLRGALVVVGDLPVNAARGTLFARELSVSVSRAGGPGRYDPQYEREAHDYPLAYVRWTEGRNLELAVRWMERRLNLSQFVTHTYPAADAARAYAELDRDRAAALGVLMRFGAPAPEGEP
- a CDS encoding alpha/beta hydrolase, whose protein sequence is MHHHVFTALTVSALLGAASAQTAPAPRNEACPYLLPQGMELGRDIRCGYASVPLDHAQPYGRQIQLAYVVLEARSSNPRPDPLFVLLGGPGQRADSVIASNIYASLARDRDVVIFDQRGVGQSRPALACPELSQLSVESTLQGTPLDATQLIVQGSERCLKRLEAEGVDLKYFNTRQNADDVEALRRALGYDRINLYGGSYGTLLGQRVLERHPHSVRAAVLDGVAAPGRDYILDIPLAQYRALDRLFAACAQDPGCPLKDPWGTLEEIKTRLDREPVQVKLQLGQESEQVALTGEIFMGLFAFPLYGSPEDLIPLLVSAQQGDYRLLEAYLPLTLIAFELSDWGMRLGVACAENMPFSDPATLETALASTPEFFRKANLPGVKAYYQACALTGVPADARNRLPVRSSVPTLFLNGEFDPATPPENGERAARTFSHAQVVTVRGGGHTQILPTPRGLCATNLVLSFLNAPTRPLDTACAAQFPARFDQNRQ
- a CDS encoding carbohydrate ABC transporter permease, whose amino-acid sequence is MTTLPAAPHARVRRGPDRSRVATYAALLLATVATLVPFLMMLMVSLKPAGIDGLGEAFSLSGLSLESYHRIFASANVIGWTVNSLIYSVVSVVLVLLFASMAGYAFAKKRFPGKEGLFWTFLAMLMVPGQITLIPLFIILSAMNGIDTHWGLIIPTVANAQAVFLMRQFIAGIPDELIEAARIDGASEWRIYWQIILPQTGPILATLGTFVFLWHWNDFLWPLLVAQGDSMRTLTVGLAALQTQNVNTSEVMAGTALSFIPTFLVFLLLQRYFVRSIMTSGLK
- the lepB gene encoding signal peptidase I — encoded protein: MLRRFFREWILQAALPLWLLVTFLVIPAAVQGRSMEPSLEPEDRLIILKAERWLNAWGLDPAWPRYGDIVVFKAPSDSEYAFETGPFGLRYRPYLIKRLVGRPGDRIELREGTLYRNGQPVPEPYATPDASSFDVEPLTLGPGQYYLLGDNRRVGESVDSRYFGPVRRQDLAGTVVLRFWPPGGFGRPPGP
- a CDS encoding ABC transporter substrate-binding protein, with amino-acid sequence MKRMLPLLALSAGLLVTPALAQDSGLRGNISVWVYPLIPDEKEHRALWNDLVSGFNKQYPNLRVSVDIQPWAGRNEKLAAAVAAGRAPDLVYLIPDQIPQFVRLNALQPITLNAKDRADYFKGAIDGVTYQGKMYTAPILMSAYATVYNKKLFEQAGVTTYPKTWADVAKIAPKFKEKGLYLTSYSGALEETLNGTFYPFLWQAGGSVFAKDGKSVAFNSAAGVRALTFIVDLFKNGYADPSTATRMVTGSDTPLARQKAAASFALDSGTTRQLIDIWGSDDNLVIGLPLRGSKQVTYGTVGGFAMPTKRGDSAAAKAFLDYLIQPATLKKINLGAGYFPPRKSVGKLHDNDPVLSRLEDSVQYAIPGEVHPLSRQVMSVLAPELQAAILGKKTPKQALDDAARAANDLIRREGL
- a CDS encoding dihydrodipicolinate synthase family protein yields the protein MNIREYLRQGHVIPAHPLALDDEGRLEERYQRALTRYYLEAGAGGLAVGVHTTQFEIHDNGLLEPVLRLAAEEHARAGSGAALIAGAVGGTEQAVREARLARDLGYHAVLLSLRALRAASQAELIAHCRAVARELPLVGFYLQPAVGGQVLPYAFWREFFEIENVVAVKAAPFHRYWTLDVMRALADSGRAHEIVLYTGNDDHILLDLVLPTRFSQAGETLCFAGGLLGQWAVWTRRAVELLEEAKRWREEGAVPHSFLLQAQQLTDANAAVFDVAGEFRGCIAGIQYVLWRQGLLPSMRCVSDHEVLSPGQQQEIERVRAAYPHLTDDAFVAANLGRWLDRVPV
- the ruvA gene encoding Holliday junction branch migration protein RuvA — encoded protein: MIAFIEGTVRELRDASVVIQSGGLGYEVFVARPTLDRCRQGETVQLSTRLVVREDAWLLFGFHDKDLLTLFDLLTGVSGVGPKLALALLSQLPPAVLAGAIFDGDARLLSSVSGVGKKTAERLVLELQGKVPEHLRVAPTQAGRGRPSNPAVQDAVDALIALGYREVQVRSAVAELAQAAPEATADQLIRKALGKLR
- a CDS encoding carboxypeptidase M32, with the translated sequence MSEHPLFEQLRLRQQELFDLSAIGGLLGWDRSTYLPPGGAPARARQGALMARLHHQRATDPELGRLLDALERELPHFDPDGLEARLLRLARREYDRATRVPESFVAELSAHSSATYAAWAQTRPGGDFGPMIPLLERTLELSRRYAAFFPEFEHPMDVFVDASEEGMTVARVREVFGRLRDGLVPLVQAVTARPEPRTDFLYRHYPQAAQLAFGEAVIRAYGYDFTRGRQDLTHHPFCTRFSIGDVRITTRVREDDLTECLFSTLHESGHAMYEQGVDRSLEGLPLARGTSSGVHESQSRLWENVVGRSAPFWQHYFPALQATFPEQLADVSWEEMYRAVNVVRRSLIRTDADELTYNLHIILRFELEVAMHEGRLEVKDLAAAWHERYTADLGVRAPDDRDGVLQDVHWYSGMIGGAFHSYALGNIMSLQFWEAARGALPDLEGQVGQGEFAALHGWLREKVYRHGKMRSTSELLVAATGQDLNPEPYLNYLRSKYGELYGLTEPVGSGAH